In Ursus arctos isolate Adak ecotype North America unplaced genomic scaffold, UrsArc2.0 scaffold_2, whole genome shotgun sequence, the genomic stretch TCGGAGGGAGGGCAAGGGGGTCTGCGGTGAGCGGAGTTCGTGGGGCGGTGAGCTGGGGGAGTGGGTCCCGAGCGCCAATTCCCGGCTGGTTTCAGAGAAGCTGCTGGTGATCACGGTGGCCACAGCCGAGACGGAAGGATACCGGCGTTTCCTGCGGTCAGCGGAGTTCTTCAACTACACAGTgagggtgaggagaggagggggtgagAGGAGGACGGGCGGGAGGAGTGGGCTGAGGGCTGGATGTCTGGGGCCCCACGGTGAACCTGGTCAGGAGGGACCATCCGGCCGATTGAGCCCCTCCCTGGCATGGTGGGTCTTCCCCGCAGACCCTGGGCCTGGGAGAGGAGTGGCGAGGGGGTGATGTGGCCCGAACGGTTGGTGGCGGACAGAAGGTCAGGTGGCtaaagaaggagatggagaaatatGCGGACCGGGAGGATATGGTCATCATGTTTGTGGACAGGTAAAGGGGCTGCGGATGGGGAGAAGGGGGCGgggcaagcaggaggagggggtaAGGAGCCCGAGGTTCCTGGTGGCTGCCCTGTTCACGCCCCCTCTTCCTCACCCAGCTACGACGTGATTCTGGCTGGCAGCCCCTCGGAGCTGCTGAAGAAGTTCGTTCAGAGTGGAAGCCACCTGCTCTTCTCTGCGGAGGGCTTCTGCTGGCCCGAGTGGGGGCTAGCGGAGCAGTACCCTGAGGTGGGCACGGGGAAGCGCTTCCTCAACTCTGGTGGTGAGTGGCAGAGTGCCCAAGGCAGGGGGGGCCGAGAGTGGTGGGGCCTGGAGCGTTCCAGGGGCCCGAGGGCTGGAGAGGGCGGGGGGACGGGTCCCTGGGACCCTGAGAGTCTTGGAGTCAGCTCCGGCCCACCCCCACAGGATTCATTGGCTTTGCCCCCACCGTCCACCAAGTCGTCCGCCAGTGGAAGTACAAGGATGACGATGACGACCAGCTGTTCTACACGCGACTCTACCTGGACCCAGGGCTGAGGGTAGGGAGGGGCTGCGGAGGGCGGCTGAAGGGGAGATGAGGGGGATAGGGCTGTAGGGAGGCTGTAGAAAGAGTGGGAAACGATGGCGCACCCCATCTCATCCCATCCAGGAGAAACTCAGCCTCAGTCTGGATCATAAATCCCGGATCTTTCAGAACCTCAATGGGGCTTTAGGTGAGGAGAAAGGGCTGTACTCCTGTGATTTTATTTAACACAACAGTCCTACAAAGAGCGGGCCTGTGATTACCGCCTGTTATAAGAAAGGAAAGTGCCTGTCTGAGGGACTGGTGACTTGCCCAGGTCACCCGGGGGTAGGGTGGAGCTCCCCAGGGTGGCTGGAGTCTGGTCAGAACCCGAAGGCGAGAGATGGTGGCGAGAGACAGTggccgctccccgccccccgtCCCCCAGAGCCACAGTCCTTCATCCTCTAGAGAAGCTGggatccccacccccctccatatTTAGAAGCATCTGTTGCTTGGCAGCTTTGAGAGGAAAAGAGTCTAAAGCTGGGCTTTCTTCCCCAGATGAGGTGGTTTTAAAATTTGATCGGAATCGTGTGCGTATCCGGAATGTGGCCTATGACACGCTTCCCGTGGTGGTTCATGGGAACGGTCCCACGAAGGTGCTCCAGTGGTTTATACCctcaacccccccacccctgccctagTCAGACCTGGCCCCCACCCCTGTGTACCTCCAGCCCTTCCAAGCAGCCagtcctccccagcccctggtgctGGGAGAGGTTCTAAGtgtccatccctcccctccctgccctgtcccccacccGTCCACCTGACCCTCCTCATCTCTGCTGCCTTTGCTTCTGCCCCTCATCGCCTCTCCCGACAGCTCCAGCTGAATTACCTGGGAAACTATGTCCCTAATGGCTGGACTCCCCAGGGAGGCTGTGGGTTCTGTGGCCAGGACCGGAGGACACTCCCGGGGGGGCAGGTGaggaggggtgcaggggtggggtgggggcaggactgGGCACTGAGGCAGAGGGTGCAGGGCAGAGCTTCTGGGGACTCCCAGCCTGGCAGGGGGGCAGAGGACACACCAGTTTGGGGGCCTGGGCTCTCCTCCGAGCCCCATCGTGCCATGTCTTCCAGCCTCCCCCCCGGGTGCTTCTGGCTGTGTTTGTGGAACAACCCACCCCGTTCCTGCCCCGCTTCCTGCAGCGGCTGCTGCTCCTGGACTACCCCCCCGAGAGGGTCACCCTGTTCCTGCATAACAATGTGAGACACCCCGCAGCCTCTCCCTTCTGCACCCTCCCAAGGGACTCTGCGCCTGCCTGGATTGGaactcccacccaccccccacacccacccagaCTCCTTCCTACACCTTTCTGCTCACCACCGTCCCCCTCCTGTCCCTCGGGCACTATCTTTTCAGCCCTCTCTACCCCCGCCTTTCTGCCCCCCATCTCCAGGAGGTGTACCATGAGCCCCACGTTGCAGACTCCTGGCCCCAGCTCCAGGACCACTTCTCAGCCGTGAAGCTGGTGGGGCCAGAGGAGGCCTTGACGCCAGGCGAGGCCAGGGACATGGCCATGTGAGTGAGCACTGGGCGGGGAGAACGGGTGAGGGCGGAGGGCTGCTGCCAGCCACTGTACCACCCTTCCCTCTCCACGCACCGTGCAGCCTGTGCTGGGCCTCCACGGGGGTGCCCTCCCAGCCAGGAgaacctcggggtcctggggaaGCAAGCACACCTATGCACACCTTCCCCCCGTagtcttcctcctctccttttgcTGGTGTTTCTACCcgctttcttcttcccctccgcgggggagggggggtgttcTCCTACCCACCACAccgtcccctcctccccccacctgttCCATTTTTTGCTCCTCTGTTCATTGATGTGTCACCTCCAGGGACACTTGTCGACAGGACCCGGAGTGCGAATTCTACTTCAGCCTGGATGCCGACGCCGTCATCACCAACCAGCAGACCCTGCGCATCCTCATCGAAGAGAACAGGTCGCTTGCCCGGCTCGGCCTGAGGGTCCCCAGATAGTCTCTGGGGagtccccacctccctcccgGGGCCCAGGGCtcacctctgcccgcccctcaCCTCCACCTGTCCACAGGAAGGTGATAGCGCCCATGCTGTCCCGCCACGGGAAGCTGTGGTCCAACTTCTGGGGAGCCCTGAGCCCTGACGAGTACTATGCCCGCTCGGAGGACTACGTGGAGCTGGTACAGCGGAAGCGAGTGTGAGTCCCGCGGGGGGCCGCAgcgcctcccctccagcccgaGCCCGCAGACACCTGCACGCTCCCCTGGGCCCCGCCAGTCACAAGAGCCACAGCCGTGGGGCCGGGCTGACGGTGCCGTCAGCCTGAGGTGTTATGCCAGGGATGCCAGTGGACCTTCTGGCTTGGAGAGTGGGGTGCCCTGAGGGAAGGGGCTCCTGGGCTGAATTGGGCAGACTTGGGGGAAGGTCACCCACTTGCTGACCCCAGTGTGGGTGCCTCCAGGGGCGTGTGGAATGTGCCCTATATATCCCAGGCATACGTGATCCGTGGCGAGACCCTGAGGACAGAGCTGCCCCAGAGGGAGGTGTTCTCAGGCAGCGACACGGACCCGGACATGGCCTTCTGTAAGAGCCTGCGGGACAAGGTGAGTGGGGCCCGGGCGCCTGAAGCCGGCGTGCTGGGAAGCAGCCACTCGCATCTCTTCACACCCGCCCCCCCACTCCAGGGCATCTTCCTCCACCTGAGCAATCAGCACGAATTCGGCCGCCTCCTGGCCACTTCCCGCTATGACACCGACCATCTGCACCCTGACCTCTGGCAGATCTTCGACAACCCCCTGGTGAGTGCCAGATGTCTCGCTCAGAAAAGGGGACATGCCCTTCGCTATAGGAGGACGCatgcacacagacatacacacacacacagacatactcCCACACACTGACATGGGTACGCGCACACACAGTGAcatacacgcgcacacacgcacccacacagacacacgcacacgcatacgcacacacagacatactCCCACAGACTGACACGcgcacgcacacccacacacatacacacacacagacatacgcacgcacgtgcacatacacagacatgcgtgcacacacaggcatacgcgagagcacacacacacacatacacacaggtgCTGGCACTGGGGCTTCCTGGGTGGGACCGGAGGGAGTGAAGAGGGCACACAGCAAGCTgcacacccctccccctcctcccccaggactGGAAGGAGCAGTACATTCATGAGAACTACAGCCGGGCCCTAGAAGGGGAGGGACTTGTGGAGCAGGTGAGCCCCGCGCAGGTCCCCTGACTGCCCTGGAGGCCCCCACTCCCTGAGTCCACTGCTTGGATTAGTGGTTCCCAAACTGACTTCCCGCAGGCAGTCCAATAGGCCTTCGGCTCCCCGCCCTGCCGCTAATCAGAGAGATCCTCTATTGTCTATCGGGCCTATTGGTGTTATGGGTGAAATGACAGTTTGTAAAGAAGCCCCAAACCTGGGGCTCTGGCACCCTCCTGCTGTTTGTGCCCCGTTCCCTGCACGCCGCTCCCACCTTTTCTGGCCCCGCCTTTCCTGGCCCAGCGCTGGCCATAGCCCATCCCCATGCTCAGTTCCCTGTTGCCCCAGCTTCTACTTTCTCCCATCTCCCGGCTTCCCTTTCTGCTCCCTGCTTTCGCTCCCCTGGGTTGGCTGCCTGTCCTCTCCCTGAGAGGTCTGCAAGCATCCCCCGGCCCCGTTCTTCCCCATCCTCAGCCGTGCCCAGACGTGTACTGGTTCCCACTGCTGTCCGACCAGATGTGTGACGAGCTGGTGGAGGAAATGGAGCTCTACGGCCAGTGGTCGGGAGGCCGGCACGAGGTgagaggggctggggcggggaggggggggcccCGCGTGAAGCAGGTGTGGCTATGATGGAGGAAAATGGAGTCAAGACAGACGGAGCAGAGAAGGGGACCCCAGCGGGGAGGACCCACAGGGGGCACAACTGGGCGCATGTGTGCATGCGTTCATTCAGGAATTCGTTCCTGGGCACGCGGGTCCCAGACGCTGGCCACTGACCTCCGCGGTGTGGCACATGGAGCAGTGCTGGCCGCGCCCTGCCGTCCTGCACCTCACCTGCTCGAGTCAGTGGCAGTAGCCCAGCTCCTGAAGGCTGTGACGGGCAGCCCAGATGCTGTGGGAGTCACACAGGGGGCCCTTGGCCCAGACGTGGGGGGACCAAGGggcttcacagaagaggtgaCATCTTCAGGGCCGGGAGGAGTGAGTCAGGCTAAGTGGTCGAGGCTCCCAGATCCAGGTCACACAGGCTTTCAGGCCTGAGAGCgagaggaggggggaggctggCGCGGCCCTGTTGTGGCTCAGTGCCCACCACTCCAGGACTCGAGGCTGGCCGGAGGCTACGAGAACGTGCCCACCGTGGACATCCACATGAAGCAGGTGGGCTACGAGGACCAGTGGCTGCAGCTGCTGAGGACGTACGTGGGCCCCA encodes the following:
- the PLOD3 gene encoding multifunctional procollagen lysine hydroxylase and glycosyltransferase LH3 isoform X2; the protein is MASSGPGLRLLLGLLMLLPPAPATSASDRPRGSDPVNPEKLLVITVATAETEGYRRFLRSAEFFNYTVRTLGLGEEWRGGDVARTVGGGQKVRWLKKEMEKYADREDMVIMFVDSYDVILAGSPSELLKKFVQSGSHLLFSAEGFCWPEWGLAEQYPEVGTGKRFLNSGGFIGFAPTVHQVVRQWKYKDDDDDQLFYTRLYLDPGLREKLSLSLDHKSRIFQNLNGALDEVVLKFDRNRVRIRNVAYDTLPVVVHGNGPTKLQLNYLGNYVPNGWTPQGGCGFCGQDRRTLPGGQPPPRVLLAVFVEQPTPFLPRFLQRLLLLDYPPERVTLFLHNNEVYHEPHVADSWPQLQDHFSAVKLVGPEEALTPGEARDMAMDTCRQDPECEFYFSLDADAVITNQQTLRILIEENRKVIAPMLSRHGKLWSNFWGALSPDEYYARSEDYVELVQRKRVGVWNVPYISQAYVIRGETLRTELPQREVFSGSDTDPDMAFCKSLRDKGIFLHLSNQHEFGRLLATSRYDTDHLHPDLWQIFDNPLDWKEQYIHENYSRALEGEGLVEQPCPDVYWFPLLSDQMCDELVEEMELYGQWSGGRHEDSRLAGGYENVPTVDIHMKQVGYEDQWLQLLRTYVGPMTESLFPGYHTKTRAVMNFVVRYRPDEQPSLRPHHDSSTFTLNVALNHKGLDYEGGGCRFLRYDCIVSSPRKGWGLLHPGRLTHYHEGLPTTRGTRYIMVSFVDP
- the PLOD3 gene encoding multifunctional procollagen lysine hydroxylase and glycosyltransferase LH3 isoform X1: MASSGPGLRLLLGLLMLLPPAPATSASDRPRGSDPVNPEKLLVITVATAETEGYRRFLRSAEFFNYTVRTLGLGEEWRGGDVARTVGGGQKVRWLKKEMEKYADREDMVIMFVDSYDVILAGSPSELLKKFVQSGSHLLFSAEGFCWPEWGLAEQYPEVGTGKRFLNSGGFIGFAPTVHQVVRQWKYKDDDDDQLFYTRLYLDPGLREKLSLSLDHKSRIFQNLNGALDEVVLKFDRNRVRIRNVAYDTLPVVVHGNGPTKLQLNYLGNYVPNGWTPQGGCGFCGQDRRTLPGGQPPPRVLLAVFVEQPTPFLPRFLQRLLLLDYPPERVTLFLHNNEVYHEPHVADSWPQLQDHFSAVKLVGPEEALTPGEARDMAMDTCRQDPECEFYFSLDADAVITNQQTLRILIEENRKVIAPMLSRHGKLWSNFWGALSPDEYYARSEDYVELVQRKRVGVWNVPYISQAYVIRGETLRTELPQREVFSGSDTDPDMAFCKSLRDKVSGARAPEAGVLGSSHSHLFTPAPPLQGIFLHLSNQHEFGRLLATSRYDTDHLHPDLWQIFDNPLDWKEQYIHENYSRALEGEGLVEQPCPDVYWFPLLSDQMCDELVEEMELYGQWSGGRHEDSRLAGGYENVPTVDIHMKQVGYEDQWLQLLRTYVGPMTESLFPGYHTKTRAVMNFVVRYRPDEQPSLRPHHDSSTFTLNVALNHKGLDYEGGGCRFLRYDCIVSSPRKGWGLLHPGRLTHYHEGLPTTRGTRYIMVSFVDP